The following are encoded together in the Salvia hispanica cultivar TCC Black 2014 chromosome 6, UniMelb_Shisp_WGS_1.0, whole genome shotgun sequence genome:
- the LOC125191882 gene encoding major allergen Pru ar 1-like isoform X1 gives MGAITYDTEIPSSISAAKIFKAAVLDVDTLVPKIMPQAIKNVEILEGDGGVGTIKLIHFGEGSQYKSVKHRVDAIDKENLTHSYSIVEGDVLGEAIESITYHVKIVPTEDGGSICKKRSIYNTKGDAEISEEKIKEGKESASAMFKAIEAYLLANPDA, from the coding sequence ATGGGTGCCATCACTTACGATACCGAGATCCCTTCCTCCATCTCAGCCGCAAAGATTTTTAAGGCCGCGGTGCTTGATGTCGACACCCTCGTCCCCAAGATCATGCCTCAGGCAATCAAGAATGTCGAGATCTTGGAAGGGGATGGTGGCGTTGGGACCATAAAGCTTATCCATTTTGGCGAAGGGAGTCAGTATAAGAGCGTGAAGCACCGTGTGGATGCCATCGACAAGGAGAACTTGACCCACAGTTACAGCATTGTTGAGGGCGATGTTCTTGGAGAAGCTATTGAATCCATTACTTATCATGTGAAGATAGTCCCGACTGAAGATGGAGGAAGCATTTGTAAGAAAAGAAGCATCTACAACACAAAGGGTGATGCTGAGATTAGTGAGGAGAAGATCAAGGAAGGGAAAGAGTCTGCCAGTGCTATGTTCAAGGCCATTGAGGCTTACCTCCTTGCCAATCCAGACGCCTAA